The following coding sequences lie in one Oncorhynchus kisutch isolate 150728-3 linkage group LG17, Okis_V2, whole genome shotgun sequence genomic window:
- the smarcc1b gene encoding SWI/SNF complex subunit SMARCC1b has protein sequence MATTSGGPNIGTPGTSQSPHTTTAQRKKDGNPSARYWESHDSLVQLETVRQWIGKHYKKYVQADSPSCQALASLTLQMLQFQEEVFGRLAEIRTHTKLPSQCFLDLRPGGGLCHILGTAYKFKTDQGWRRFDLQNSSRTDRNVEMFTTLEKTLVQNSCLSRPVVYVDQEVDQNLNSRLADIITKHQGSLTEDRTQASHHIYPRPAVPDQDWEWVRPVMRKDNYVLVHWGRHPDSYDSWLSSSDVEGEVQEPPHTHRPWRVHAGWVLDTEVYNEWMNEEDYLVDDRNVPLILRRRVHVTDQQDRKFTPLKKRRRSPSPPSSDGKKKGGKKSGGFKRRGPKEEEEDVEEDLTKDMEDPTPVPNMEEIILPKNVNPKKDSENTPVKGGMMTDLDEIEDDSLLPGGREDEEGREGLRLSDGEDNITEQTHHIIVPSYTAWFNYNCIHQIEKRALPEFFNGQNKSKSPEIYLAYRNFMIDSYRLNPQEYLSSTSCRRNLTGDVCAVMRVHALLEQWGLVNYQVDAESRPLPMGPPPTPHFNTLADTPSGLAPLQHRPLQVSSSQQMLFFPERSVEKPSDSQNFGLRTDLYARKHPKSKGASSGRDWTEQETLLLLEALEVYRDDWNKVSEHVGSRTQDECILHFLRLPIEDPYLEDSASSLGPLAYQPVPFSQSENPVMSTVAFLASVVDPRVASAAAKAALEEFCRVREEADKVLEFPALNEAEKADVMDGEKMETDSGSQQSLQADRQTVPEPSGGERLVEGERVKRENAEMTVTEERDCDSGGTRESDRGEKEEIAGRWREVEQDEGRRLAELELVDGTVTTAAAAALGAAATKAKHLAAVEERKIKSLVALLVETQMKKLEIKLRHFEELETIMDREKEALEQQRQQLLSERQSFHSEQLKHAEMKILQQREQQAPYTPQQHTGQSMPSQMMPTGGNSLTMAPRHPGAPNGMYPPAQPDGIAPTQPGPPSTTIHSRGAET, from the exons ATGGCGACAACGTCTGGGGGACCCAACATCGGGACTCCCGGGACCAGCCAGAGTCCACACACCACCACCGCACAGCGGAAAAAAGACGGGAATCCGTCCGCGAGGTACTGGGAGAGCCACGACTCCCTGGTTCAGCTCGAGACGGTGCGACAGTGGATCGGGAAGCACTACAAAAAG TATGTGCAGGCAGATTCTCCATCCTGCCAGGCTCTAGCCTCCCTCACCCTTCAGATGCTTCAGTTCCAGGAGGAAGTGTTCGGCAGACTGGCTGAAATCCGCACACACACCAAACTACCT TCTCAGTGCTTCCTGGACCTGCGCCCAGGAGGCGGGCTTTGCCACATCCTTGGCACTGCATACAAGTTCAAGACTGATCAGGGCTG GAGAAGGTTTGACCTACAGAACTCCTCCAGGACGGACCGAAACGTAGAGATGTTTACTACTCTGGAGAAGACCCTGGTCCAGAATAGCTGTCTGTCGAGGCCCGTCGTGTATGTGGACCAGGAGGTGGATCAGAACCTGAACAGCAGACTGGCTGACATCATCACCAAACaccag ggtTCGTTGACTGAGGACAGAACCCAAGCCTCTCACCACATCTACCCCCGTCCAGCTGTCCCAGACCaag ATTGGGAGTGGGTGCGCCCTGTTATGCGGAAGGACAACTATGTGTTGGTGCACTGGGGCAGGCACcctgacag CTACGATAGCTGGCTGTCCTCCAGTGACGTAGAGGGAGAGGTGCAggaacctccacacacacacagaccttggagg gtgcaTGCAGGCTGGGTGTTGGATACGGAGGTGTATAATGAGTGGATGAATGAAGAAGACTACCTGGTAGATGACAGAAACGTTCCTCTCATCCTCCGCCGGAGAGTCCACGTCACAGaccaacag GACCGTAAGTTTACTCCACTGAAGAAGAGAAGacgctccccctctcctccctcttctgatggcaaaaagaaaggaggaaagAAGAG TGGCGGGTTTAAGAGGCGTGGGccaaaggaggaagaggaagacgtAGAGGAGGATCTGACTAAAGATATGGAGGATCCAACACCTGTCCCTAATATGGAAGAAATTATACTGCCTAAGAATG tgAACCCAAAGAAGGACAGTGAGAACACTCCTGTCAAAGGAGGGATGATGACCGACctgg ATGAAATTGAGGATGACTCTCTGCTTCCTGGTGGAAGG gaggatgaggagggcagagaggggctgCGTCTGTCAGATGGAGAAGACAACATCACAGAACAAACTCACCACATCATCGTCCCGTCCTACACCGCCTGGTTCAACTATAACTG TATTCACCAGATCGAGAAACGAGCTCTTCCAGAGTTCTTTAACGGACAGAACAAGTCCAAATCTCCAGAGAT atacctGGCATATCGTAACTTCATGATTGACTCGTACCGGCTGAACCCCCAGGAGTACCTCAGCTCCACCTCCTGCAGACGGAACCTGACAGGAGACGTCTGCGCCGTCATGAG GGTCCATGCGTTGTTGGAGCAGTGGGGGTTAGTGAACTACCAGGTGGATGCAGAAAGCCGACCTCTCCCTATGGGACCCCCTCCCACCCCTCACTTCAACACACTGGCTGATACACCCTCAGGACTGGCCCCGCTGCAGCACAGACcactacag gTGTCGTCCTCCCAGCAGATGTTGTTCTTCCCTGAGAGAAGTGTAGAGAAGCCCTCAGACTCACAGAACTTTGGCCTCAGAACAGACCTGTATGCCAGGAAACACCCCAAGAGTAAAGGAGCCAGTTCAGGGAGGGATTGGACAGAACAGGAGACCCTCCTACTGTTGGAG GCGTTAGAGGTCTATAGAGACGACTGGAACAAGGTGTCAGAACACGTGGGGTCTCGTACCCAGGACGAGTGCATCCTCCACTTCCTGCGCCTGCCAATAGAAGACCCTTATCTGGAGGACTCCGCCTCCTCTCTTGGCCCATTGGCCTACCAGCCGGttcctttcagccaatcagagaaTCCGGTGATGAGCACCGTGGCGTTCTTGGCATCCGTGGTTGATCCCCGAGTTGCATCCGCCGCCGCCAAGGCTGCTttgg aggaGTTTTGTCGTGTGCGTGAGGAAGCTGACAAGGTTCTGGAGTTCCCTGCACTCAATGAGGCTGAGAAGGCAG ATGTGATGGATGGTGAGAAGATGGAGACTGACTCTGGCTCCCAGCAGTCTCTGCAG gcggATAGACAGACGGTTCCAGAGcccagtggaggagagagattagTGGAGGGAGAACGAGTTAAGAGAGAGAATGCTGAAATGAcagtcacagaggagagagactgcgATAGCGGAGGGACCCGcgagtcag AccgaggggagaaggaggagattgCGGGACGATGGAGGGAAGTAGAgcaggatgaagggaggagactAGCAGAGCTGGAGTTGGTAGATGGGACCGTTACCACGGCAGCAGCTGCTGCTCTAGGCGCCGCTGCTACTAAGGCCAAG cacctagcagcagtagaggagaggaagatcaAGTCTCTGGTGGCTCTGCTGGTGGAGACTCAGATGAAGAAGCTGGAGATCAAACTGAGACACTTTGAGGAGCTGGAGACCATCATGGACCGAGAGAAAGAGGCT tTGGAGCAACAGCGTCAGCAGCTGTTGTCAGAGCGACAGAGTTTCCACTCTGAGCAGCTGAAACATGCAGAGATGAAGATTctacagcagagagagcagcaaGCACCATACACTCcacaacaacacacag GCCAGTCCATGCCCAGCCAGATGATGCCTACTGGGGGAAACTCTCTCACCATGGCCCCCCGACACCCTGGAGCTCCCAACGGCATGT ACCCACCAGCACAGCCTGATGGGATAGCTCCGACCCAGCCTGGTCCTCCAAGCACAACCATACACAGCCGGGGAGCAGAAACATGA
- the aste1b gene encoding protein asteroid homolog 1 translates to MGVHGLTSYVEGNRGLFQDVRFRDSRLVIDGCSLFFRLYLNHGLDQAHGGDYDAFAALLSTFISALEACNIQPYVVLDGGMDPSDKKLSTLRQRLQSKIQEAESLSRGRHGSVLPLLTRHVFIQVLSQRGVPLVQCPAEADWEIACLANQWGCPVLTNDSDFYIFDLPGGYIPFRFFQWASVSGSPPHHYIPARRYTVSGMCQHFRGMNRELLPLCAVLAGNDYTTKQTYKHIHTLLPQLTTGGKRGGRGGGSPSHIEGLLLWLSSFPGPEEALEEVGRLTGGVERGGGGGGRGRGGRGRAGSGGEKSGLCSVLWSGMQEYHLTPQSRLSTWFSGGSSRSPEGLWTVTPCPLPEWLCWAAGSGAMAPLVLDVLELRRVLLIPQVENSRLPSSHCSATAIRQALYGILLANQEQGESGETGDRVQRQGGQETQVEGQGERGRGGRQWGRGGRGRGQKQGVLQGGAEPSSGSGQGENIAPSAVESDRGMSVFVEEYDRHNLNLRKCQVEPRTPGTILHLETLCQAPVSVRLGVLYDVLGVKESSLSPLPPHLRLALGVTGFWRREARPFPSLPQVQALLLGMVHGEMARNTHPGQNQNTATERNLWMKLRLRPGDRRGFDVGVAHSLSQWQACLWSVLSLNQLLCLPLPEPDTAWLFSGSLVHGLVGRLRGGCSPESLLAAAPLSGHIYRSLLAALEDCMLNTLPSSSSGRRKRGRGGAKGGAPSSQEINNRFALLMTEEEDEE, encoded by the exons atgggtGTCCATGGTCTGACCAGCTATGTGGAGGGTAACAGGGGCTTGTTCCAGGACGTCAGGTTCAGAGACAGCAGACTTGTGATAGATGGCTGTAGTCTGTTCTTCAGGCTCTATCTAAACCATGGACTGGATCAGGCACACGGAGGGGACTACGATGCCTTCGCTGCCCTACTGTCTACCTTCATCTCTGCACTGGAGGCCTGCAATATACAGCCTTATGTGGTGCTGGATGGCg gcatgGACCCCAGTGATAAGAAGCTGTCCACCCTGAGGCAGCGGCTGCAGAGTAAGATCCAAGAGGCTGAGTCTCTGTCCCGGGGCCGACACGgctctgtcctccccctcctcacaaGACACGTCTTCatccag GTCCTCTCCCAGCGAGGTGTCCCGTTGGTCCAGTGCCCCGCCGAGGCAGACTGGGAGATTGCCTGCCTGGCCAATCAGTGGGGTTGTCCAGTTCTGACCAATGACAGCGACTTTTACATCTTTGACTTGCCAG GTGGTTATATTCCGTTCCGGTTCTTCCAATGGGCCAGTGTTAGCGGTTCCCCTCCACATCACTACATCCCAGCCAGACGCTACACGGTCAGTGGGATGTGCCAGCACTTCAGGGGAATGAACCGGGAACTTCTGCCGCTGTGTGCTGTCCTGGCAGGGAATGACTACACCACAAAACAAAcctacaaacacatacacacactcctcccTCAGCTAACCacgggagggaagaggggaggcaGGGGCGGAGGGAGCCCATCCCATATAGAGGGCCTCCTTCTCTGGCTCTCCTCCTTCCCTGGACCTGAGGAGGCTCTGGAGGAGGTGGGGAGACTGACAGgaggagtagaaagaggaggaggaggaggagggagagggagaggaggaaggggaagagcagggagtggaggagagaagtCCGgcctgtgttctgtgctctggtCAGGCATGCAAGAGTACCATCTGACTCCTCAGAGCCGTCTCTCTACCTGGTTCTCTGGAGGCTCATCCAGGTCGCCAGAGGGCCTGTGGACCGTTACTCCCTGCCCGCTGCCAGAGTGGCTGTGCTGGGCCGCAGGGAGCGGGGCGATGGCCCCCCTGGTGCTGGATGTCCTGGAGCTCAGGAGGGTGCTGCTCATCCCTCAGGTGGAGAACAGCCGACTACCCAGCAGCCACTGCAGTGCCACGGCCATACGACAGGCCCTCTACGGGATCCTACTGGCCAATCAGGAGcagggggagagtggagagacGGGAGACAGGGTCCAGAGACAAGGTGGACAGGAGACCCAGgtagagggacagggagaaagggggaggggaggaaggcagtgggggagggggggaaggggcAGAGGTCAGAAACAGGGAGTGCTTCAGGGGGGTGCAGAGCCTTCCTCAGGCAGTGGTCAGGGTGAGAACATTGCCCCTAGCGCTGTGGAAAGTGACAGAGGTATGAGTGTGTTTGTGGAGGAGTACGACAGACACAATCTGAACCTGAGGAAGTGCCAGGTGGAGCCACGGACCCCTGGAACCATTCTACACCTTGAGACACTCTGCCAG gcTCCTGTGTCAGTTCGTCTGGGAGTGCTGTATGATGTTCTGGGGGTGAAGGAGTCTTCTCTGTCCCCCCTACCTCCTCACCTTAGGCTGGCCCTTGGAGTGACTGGGTTCTGGAGGAGAGAGGCCAGACCTTTTCCCTCTCTACCGCAGGTACAGGCTCTGCTGCTGGGCATGGTCCATGGAGAGATGGCCCGGAACACTCATCCTGGACAGAACCAGAACACAG CCACAGAACGGAACCTGTGGATGAAGCTTCGCCTGCGGCCAGGAGACAGGCGGGGTTTCGATGTGGGCGTGGCTCATTCCCTCAGCCAATGGCAGGCCTGCCTGTGGAGTGTACTCAGTCTGAACCAGCTACTGTGTCTGCCCCTGCCTGAACCAGACACAGCATG GTTATTCAGTGGTAGTCTGGTCCATGGTTTGGTTGGCCGTCTGAGAGGGGGTTGTTCTCCTGAATCTCTTCTGGCTGCAGCTCCTCTCTCTGGGCATATCTACCGCTCCCTACTGGCTGCTCTGGAGGACTGCATGCTAAATACACTACCCTCATCATCatcagggaggaggaagagggggagaggaggagcaaAAGGAGGAGCCCCTTCCTCCCAGGAGATCAACAACAGGTTTGCTCTGCTGATGactgaggaagaggatgaagagtga